One Pseudoliparis swirei isolate HS2019 ecotype Mariana Trench chromosome 4, NWPU_hadal_v1, whole genome shotgun sequence genomic window carries:
- the LOC130192981 gene encoding transcriptional repressor CTCF-like, with translation METTALVPDGKVLPEGGDALIQGAVLAAQAAENMAMIVMDALDPTLLQMKTEVLEGGGTVMVTGGDEGQIITLQVVNMEEQAGGALSLGQLQLVQVPVTAVNVEGLQATYVNVLGGNKDAEPVICHTLPLPEGFQVVKVGANGEVETVEQGELHSVHEALQEVREEVEAPAEMQIAVPLEDPEWTKDPDYQPISGLRNKGKKPKKSRLRYGEGNRDMDVSVYDFEEEQQEGLLSEVNAEKVVGNMKPPKPTKIKKKGVKKTFQCELCSYTCPRRSNLDRHMKSHTDERPHKCHLCGRAFRTVTLLRNHLNTHTGTRPHKCTDCDMAFVTSGELVRHRRYKHTHEKPFKCSMCDYCSVEVSKLKRHIRSHTGERPFQCSLCSYASRDTYKLKRHMRTHSGEKPYECYICHARFTQSGTMKMHILQKHTENVAKYHCPHCDTVIARKSDLGVHLRKQHSFLEKGKKCRYCDAVFHERYALIQHQKTHKNEKRFKCEQCDYCCRQERHMVMHKRTHTGEKPFACSRCEKTFRQKQLLDMHFRRYHDPTFVPTAFVCNKCNKTFTRRNTMLRHTDNCTGEVEEDENGTPAPKKARRGRKRKMQARRDEGDTEDEMDEPEEEEEEELSELEVEQDPPVVPVPTPVEPPVKRKRGRPPKNKLSTAAIIRVEDEVTGQIDDIIVKKEVDHDENANDETVEQVVVGGGKSTIQLEDFPQVAPNGDLTPEMILSMMDR, from the exons atggagaccaCTGCCCTCGTTCCTGATGGAAAGGTCCTGCCAGAGGGTGGAGATGCTTTGATACAAGGAGCGGTTCTAGCTGCACAAGCGGCTGAAAACATGGCGATGATTGTGATGGACGCTCTTGATCCAACTCTGCTGCAAATGAAGACGGAGGTGCTGGAGGGCGGaggtacagtgatggttactggtGGTGATGAGGGACAGATCATCACGCTCCAG gtggtgaatatggaggagcaggcAGGGGGTGCATTGAGTCTTGGTCAGCTTCAGCTGGTGCAGGTACCTGTCACAGCAGTGAATGTTGAGGGTCTCCAGGCCACCTATGTTAATGTATTAGGAGGTAACAAGGACGCAGAGCCTGTTATCTGTCACACTCTTCCCTTGCCTGAGGGCTTCCAG gTGGTAAAAGTGGGTGCCAATGGGGAGGTGGAGACTGTAGAGCAAGGGGAGCTGCACTCTGTCCATGAGGCGCTTcaagaggtgagagaggaggtggaagcGCCAGCAGAAATGCAAATCGCTGTGCCACTAGAAGACCCAGAATGGACCAAGGACCCGGACTACCAGCCCATCTCCGGTCTACgaaataaagggaagaaaccaaAGAAGAGCCGCCTGCGCTATGGAGAGGGCAATCGTGACATGGATGTTTCTGTGTACGACTTTGAAGAAGAGCAGCAAGAGGGGCTGCTGTCAGAAGTGAATGCTGAGAAAGTTGTCGGCAACATGAAGCCACCAAAGCCTACAAAGATCAAGAAAAAAG GTGTAAAGAAGACTTTCCAGTGCGAGTTGTGTAGCTACACCTGTCCAAGGCGCTCCAACCTGGACAGACATATGAAGAGCCACACAGATGAGAGACCACATAAATGTCACTTGTGTGGACGGGCATTTCGAACTGTCACACTACTGAGAAACCACCTCAATACACACACGG GCACCCGCCCACATAAGTGCACAGATTGTGACATGGCGTTTGTCACCAGTGGTGAGTTGGTGCGTCATCGtcgctacaaacacacacacgagaagCCCTTCAAGTGCTCCATGTGTGACTATTGCAGCGTGGAG gTGAGTAAGTTGAAGAGGCACATTCGCTCTCACACTGGGGAGCGACCCTTCCAGTGCAGTCTGTGCAGCTATGCTAGCAGAGACACTTACaagctgaagagacacatgaggacacattcAG GTGAAAAGCCGTACGAGTGCTACATCTGCCATGCCCGTTTCACACAGAGTGGCACCATGAAGATGCATATTCTGCAGAAGCACACAGAGAACGTGGCCAAGTACCACTGCCCACACTGTGATACGGTCATAGCCCGCAAAAGTGACCTCG GTGTTCACTTGCGGAAGCAGCACTCCTTCCTTGAGAAGGGAAAGAAATGTCGTTACTGTGATGCTGTGTTTCATGAGCGTTATGCTCTCATCCAACACCAGAAGACTCACAAGAATGAGAAACGCTTCAAGTGTGAACAGTGTGACTACTGctgcagacag GAACGCCACATGGTAATGCACAAGCGTACACACACCGGGGAGAAGCCGTTTGCCTGCAGCCGGTGTGAGAAAACATTTCGTCAGAAGCAGCTTCTGGACATGCACTTCAGGCGCTACCATGATCCCACCTTTGTGCCTACAGCCTTCGTCTGCAACAAGTGCAACAAGACGTTCACCCGCAGG AACACCATGCTGCGTCACACTGATAACTGCACGGGTGAAGTTGAAGAAGACGAAAATGGAACTCCTGCGCCCAAAAAGGCTCGTCGtggcaggaagaggaagatgcagGCCAGGAGGGACGAGGGGGACACAG AAGATGAAATGGAtgagcctgaggaggaggaggaagaggagctaaGCGAGCTTGAAGTGGAACAGGACCCACCAGTCGTCCCTGTCCCGACCCCTGTGGAGCCACCGGTCAAGAGGAAACGTGGACGGCCACCAAAGAACAAGCTAAGCA CGGCTGCCATCATTCGCGTGGAGGATGAAGTCACTGGACAGATAGATGACATAATTGTGAAGAAGGAGGTTGATCATGATGAGAATGCCAACGATGAGACCGTGGAGCAGGTGGTGGTCGGCGGAGGGAAGTCGACCATTCAGCTGGAGGACTTTCCCCAGGTCGCACCGAACGGAGACCTCACTCCTGAGATGATCCTCAGCATGATGGACCGGTGA
- the LOC130192617 gene encoding rho family-interacting cell polarization regulator 2-like, with product MNRKLVVVAAVSLIVDTKNCEIKERDSAQNNCKPLQTVWSIALEMRLRSCSPWGRTIKQRARPGCGSALIRLGGLLPPGHVHQFVEAPALHSTLQARSLVTQQRGFIQEKRALSGSRMFTGSTKLPPTKTPQPERLDEVYAALRRGLQSYLQVHQLELESLGQQSRENKRNGRLGSLYELDKQVKGIERFMRHLEFHLSKVEELYDAYCIQRRLRDGASKMVAAFNCATGSKEARESLSEANKGYRECTEHMCSLESELESQMGEFHVKMKGLAGFARLCAGDQYEVLMRYGRQRWRLRGRVEVSNKQIWDGEEYVFLPLVTELLSIKVTELKSLANHVVVGSVSCEMLDLFCPLPQTLAVDINDLGTVKLNLVVTWSPFEKDDQTSSSSTVSKRLLSNQSPPDTPSMREQVFYSLLKRQGEPENGTVWSNSSESSDDSSSPALAHHGQRLTASNMLHSTLPTQPSLTPHKPSASTPSLSSHREERESKAGGVSTQADAVPNGHLQTPCAHSPDRTVTDRASVQSANLPESSADPSCSCPDVSSVPPVSLMEAKGLSDRGVPRVCISAKGGKDDAREDSSVKAGRTEAQTKDGTTAAAEGRQVEASEKHRGPHQAVQEAKPPAEALPVSFPTSSSFTLEVETALESFDFLNCSDLEEEDEEQQDDKGEKKEEDGQREENQNKMEEEKVEAEEHFYSGRSDEEEEEEADALQILMEAPEGFRNSDEDRFSESQESSVGDAQDLCQMEMPEEREEHGEEKGDGKHGEDPSHGQEERPTTPTQLATTDS from the exons ATGAACCGGAAGTTAGTTGTGGTAGCTGCCGTTAGCTTGATTGTGGACACAAAAAACTGCGAAATCAAGGAGAGGGACAGCGCCCAGAATAACTGTAAACCTCTGCAAACTGTGTGGAGCATCGCGTTGGAAATGAGACTCCGGTCCTGTTCTCCGTGGGGTCGGACAATAAAACAGAG AGCACGACCGGGATGCGGGAGCGCGTTGATCCGACTCGGTGGCCTGCTGCCGCCGG GACATGTCCATCAGTTTGTTGAAGCCCCAGCGCTGCACTCGACTCTCCAGGCACGATCTCTCGTTACTCAGCAG cgCGGTTTTATCCAGGAGAAACGTGCCTTGTCAGGAAGCAGGATGTTCACAGGCTCCACAAAACTGCCACCCACGAAAACCCCGCAGCCCGAGCGGCTGGATGAAGTGTACGCCGCCTTGCGTCGAGGCTTACA GTCGTACTTGCAGGTCCACCAGCTGGAGCTGGAAAGTCTGGGCCAGCAGAGcagagagaacaagaggaacGGTCGTCTG GGGTCTTTGTATGAGTTGGATAAG CAAGTGAAAGGTATAGAGCGGTTTATGCGTCACCTGGAGTTCCACCTCAGCAAG GTAGAGGAGCTTTACGATGCTTATTGTATACAGCGGCGACTGCGTGACGGCGCAAGTAAGATGGTGGCGGCCTTTAACTGCGCCACTGGCAGCAAGGAGGCCAGAGAGAGCCTGAGTGAAGCCAACAAAGGCTACAGGGAATGTACAGAG CACATGTGCTCACTTGAGAGTGAATTAGAAAGCCAGATGGGAGAATTTCATGTGAAGATGAAGG GCCTCGCCGGCTTTGCACGCCTGTGTGCTGGTGACCAGTATGAG GTCCTCATGCGTTACGGGCGTCAGCGTTGGAGGCTACGGGGCCGCGTGGAAGTCAGCAACAAGCAGATATGGGACGGTGAGGAGTACGTGTTCCTGCCTCTCGTCACAGAACTGCTCTCAATCAAG GTGACGGAGCTGAAGAGCCTGGCCAATCACGTGGTGGTGGGCAGCGTGTCCTGCGAGATGCTCGACCTGTTCTGCCCGCTTCCCCAGACGCTCGCCGTGGATATCAACGACCTCGGGACGGTGAAGCTGAACCTCGTGGTCACCTGGAG tcCGTTTGAAAAGGACGACCAGACATCCTCCTCGAGTACAGTTTCCAAACGTCTGTTGTCCAATCAGAGCCCTCCTGACACGCCCTCTATGCGGGAGCAGGTGTTTTAT TCTCTGCTGAAACGACAGGGGGAGCCGGAGAACGGGACCGTCTGGTCCAACTCCTCCGAATCCTCTGACGACTCGTCCAGCCCGGCGCTGGCTCACCACGGTCAGAGGCTGACGGCCTCCAACATGCTGCACTCCACTCTCCCCACTCAGCCGTCCCTCACGCCGCACAAGCCCAGCGCGTCAACGCCGTCGCTCTCATCTCACCGAGAGGAGCGCGAGAGCAAAGCCGGGGGGGTGTCCACTCAGGCGGACGCGGTGCCCAACGGCCATCTGCAGACTCCCTGCGCTCACAGTCCAGACCGCACGGTGACTGACAGAGCGTCCGTCCAATCGGCTAACCTCCCGGAGTCCTCGGCAGACCCGAGCTGCTCGTGCCCCGATGTTTCCTCCGTTCCTCCCGTGTCGCTGATGGAAGCAAAGGGTTTGTCCGACAGGGGCGTCCCGCGCGTTTGTATTTCAGCGAAGGGGGGAAAAGACGACGCGCGTGAGGATTCGTCGGTAAAGGCCGGACGGACTGAAGCCCAGACGAAAGACGGCACCACTGCAGCCGCAGAGGGACGCCAGGTAGAAGCATCAGAGAAACACAGAGGGCCACATCAGGCCGTCCAGGAGGCAAAGCCGCCAGCGGAGGCTCTGCCG GTTTCTTTTCCTACTTCTTCTAGTTTCACTCTGGAAGTCGAGACGGCCCTTGAAAGTTTTGACTTTCTCAACTGCTCTGATcttgaggaggaagacgaggaacaACAGGACGACAAaggagaaaagaaggaggaagacggGCAACGTGAAGAGAACCAAAACaaaatggaggaggagaaagtggaGGCTGAAGAACACTTTTACTCTGGAAGAAG cgatgaggaggaggaggaggaggcagacgcTCTCCAGATCCTCATGGAGGCGCCAGAAGGATTCAGGAACTCTGATGAAGATCGTTTCTCTGAATCACAG gaGTCAAGCGTCGGGGACGCGCAGGACTTGTGTCAGATGGAGATGcccgaggagagggaggagcacgGCGAGGAAAAGGGAGACGGAAAACACG GAGAGGACCCGTCACATGGTCAGGAGGAGCGCCCCACTACTCCCACCCAATTGGCCACTACCGACTCCTAA
- the vrk3 gene encoding inactive serine/threonine-protein kinase VRK3 isoform X2 yields MPFHFCPQCGKKLQPDFKFCPCCGEKLPSPVDESDLVNLTPSLSLSPPKRDEAVAKSSLASCLIWEPTEVTPRPALQKTRISLRLDKEVKLNIKDATPPVVPSTRPVGDGRIKDIGVGLVGTPPKPPPGPSKLVTCTETASESPVLKSPRPVRGMAKLCSPVKQVEERTSPMDKTRRKAEESTVDVSPVAVSSPVLPPISRSPLNATAKNKAKKAKHASAVEPLQEGEKVTDTTGKTWRLVKLLSQSTTELIYEVLQTDSRSNSKESNNILKLGAKVGRIFNEQNFLQRAAKPASVDKWIKQNKMDLLGIPSCVGFGLHLESYRFLILPNMGASLQSVMENEAELPSEKTVLQLACRIVDVLHYIHSNEYVHADINAENIYIKTGQKSQVYLGGYCHAFRYCPSGQHVEYREASRTPHEGAMEFISLDAHKGAAPSRRSDLQSLGYCMLHWHTGALPWTLLTDPDQVANQKQRYNEDVPALLSDCFKKKGVSSAFQPYLTEVMALQYSEQPDYAALKAGLVAALLQLGGAPELPLSL; encoded by the exons ATGCCTTTCCATTTCTGCCCCCAGTGTGGGAAAAAGTTGCAGCCTGATTTCAAATTCTGTCCATGCTGTGGGGAGAAGCTTCCCTCTCCTGTTGATGAATCTGATCTTGTGAACTTGACGCCGTCTTTAAGTCTCTCTCCACCCAAAAGAGATGAAGCAGTAGCTAAATCAAGCCTGGCTTCATGCTTAATATGGGAGCCGACAGAAG TTACACCGCGTCCTGCACTGCAAAAGACCCGCATCTCCCTTCGTCTAGACAAAGAAGTTAAACTCAACATTAAAGATGCAACTCCACCTGTGGTGCCCTCCACTAGACCTGTTGGAGATGGGAGGATCAAAG ATATCGGTGTTGGATTGGTTGGAACTCCACCAAAACCTCCCCCAGGCCCTTCTAAACTGGTCACATGCACAGAGACCGCTTCAGAGTCTCCTGTCCTGAAATCCCCTCGACCAG TGAGGGGAATGGCCAAACTCTGCAGCCCCGTTAAGCAAGTAGAAGAGAGAACGAGTCCGATGGATAAAACAAGGAGGAAAGCGGAGGAATCCACGGTAGACGTCTCTCCTGTGGCTGTCTCTTCCCCTGTTCTTCCTCCAATCTCCAGGTCCCCGTTGAATG CGACGGCAAAAAACAAAGCCAAGAAGGCAAAGCATGCGTCGGCTGTGGAGCCGCTACAGGAAGGTGAAAAAGTGACGGACACGACGGGAAAGACGTGGAGGCTGGTGAAACTGCTCAGTCAGAGCACGACAGAGCTCATCTACGAAG tTTTGCAAACAGATTCGAGATCCAATTCCAAGGAATCAAATAACATCCTCAAACTG GGAGCTAAAGTTGGAAGAATCTTCAATGAGCAGAACTTTCTGCAGAGAGCTGCTAAACCTGCGTCAG TGGACAAGTGGATCAAACAGAACAAGATGGACTTGCTGGGGATTCCTTCCTGTGTTGGCTTTGGTCTTCATTTAGAGTCCTACAG gTTTCTGATTCTCCCCAACATGGGCGCATCTCTCCAGTCTGTCATGGAGAACGAAGCAGAGCTTCCTTCTGAGAAAACCGTCCTTCAGCTCGCCTGCAGAATA GTAGATGTGCTGCATTACATCCATTCAAACGAGTATGTTCACGCTGATATCAATGCCGAAAACATTTACATCAAAACAGGACAGAAGTCACAG gTATACCTCGGAGGATACTGCCATGCCTTCAGGTACTGTCCTAGTGGACAACATGTAGAGTACCGTGAAGCCAGCAGGACACCACACGAGGGCGCCATGGAGTTCATCAGCCTGGACGCACATAAGGGAGCAG CTCCGTCTCGACGCAGTGACCTGCAGTCTCTGGGCTACTGCATGCTGCACTGGCACACAGGGGCGCTGCCCTGGACCCTCCTCACCGACCCGGACCAGGTAGCCAATCAGAAACAGAG GTACAATGAGGATGTTCCTGCGTTGTTGAGTGACTGCTTTAAGAAGAAGGGAGTTTCCA GTGCATTTCAACCGTACCTGACTGAAGTGATGGCTCTGCAGTACTCCGAGCAGCCGGACTACGCTGCGCTGAAGGCGGGACTCGTTGCCGCTTTGCTGCAGCTTGGGGGCGCACCGGAGCTGCCGCTCAGTCTTTAG
- the vrk3 gene encoding inactive serine/threonine-protein kinase VRK3 isoform X1: MPFHFCPQCGKKLQPDFKFCPCCGEKLPSPVDESDLVNLTPSLSLSPPKRDEAVAKSSLASCLIWEPTEGTVTPRPALQKTRISLRLDKEVKLNIKDATPPVVPSTRPVGDGRIKDIGVGLVGTPPKPPPGPSKLVTCTETASESPVLKSPRPVRGMAKLCSPVKQVEERTSPMDKTRRKAEESTVDVSPVAVSSPVLPPISRSPLNATAKNKAKKAKHASAVEPLQEGEKVTDTTGKTWRLVKLLSQSTTELIYEVLQTDSRSNSKESNNILKLGAKVGRIFNEQNFLQRAAKPASVDKWIKQNKMDLLGIPSCVGFGLHLESYRFLILPNMGASLQSVMENEAELPSEKTVLQLACRIVDVLHYIHSNEYVHADINAENIYIKTGQKSQVYLGGYCHAFRYCPSGQHVEYREASRTPHEGAMEFISLDAHKGAAPSRRSDLQSLGYCMLHWHTGALPWTLLTDPDQVANQKQRYNEDVPALLSDCFKKKGVSSAFQPYLTEVMALQYSEQPDYAALKAGLVAALLQLGGAPELPLSL; this comes from the exons ATGCCTTTCCATTTCTGCCCCCAGTGTGGGAAAAAGTTGCAGCCTGATTTCAAATTCTGTCCATGCTGTGGGGAGAAGCTTCCCTCTCCTGTTGATGAATCTGATCTTGTGAACTTGACGCCGTCTTTAAGTCTCTCTCCACCCAAAAGAGATGAAGCAGTAGCTAAATCAAGCCTGGCTTCATGCTTAATATGGGAGCCGACAGAAGGTACAG TTACACCGCGTCCTGCACTGCAAAAGACCCGCATCTCCCTTCGTCTAGACAAAGAAGTTAAACTCAACATTAAAGATGCAACTCCACCTGTGGTGCCCTCCACTAGACCTGTTGGAGATGGGAGGATCAAAG ATATCGGTGTTGGATTGGTTGGAACTCCACCAAAACCTCCCCCAGGCCCTTCTAAACTGGTCACATGCACAGAGACCGCTTCAGAGTCTCCTGTCCTGAAATCCCCTCGACCAG TGAGGGGAATGGCCAAACTCTGCAGCCCCGTTAAGCAAGTAGAAGAGAGAACGAGTCCGATGGATAAAACAAGGAGGAAAGCGGAGGAATCCACGGTAGACGTCTCTCCTGTGGCTGTCTCTTCCCCTGTTCTTCCTCCAATCTCCAGGTCCCCGTTGAATG CGACGGCAAAAAACAAAGCCAAGAAGGCAAAGCATGCGTCGGCTGTGGAGCCGCTACAGGAAGGTGAAAAAGTGACGGACACGACGGGAAAGACGTGGAGGCTGGTGAAACTGCTCAGTCAGAGCACGACAGAGCTCATCTACGAAG tTTTGCAAACAGATTCGAGATCCAATTCCAAGGAATCAAATAACATCCTCAAACTG GGAGCTAAAGTTGGAAGAATCTTCAATGAGCAGAACTTTCTGCAGAGAGCTGCTAAACCTGCGTCAG TGGACAAGTGGATCAAACAGAACAAGATGGACTTGCTGGGGATTCCTTCCTGTGTTGGCTTTGGTCTTCATTTAGAGTCCTACAG gTTTCTGATTCTCCCCAACATGGGCGCATCTCTCCAGTCTGTCATGGAGAACGAAGCAGAGCTTCCTTCTGAGAAAACCGTCCTTCAGCTCGCCTGCAGAATA GTAGATGTGCTGCATTACATCCATTCAAACGAGTATGTTCACGCTGATATCAATGCCGAAAACATTTACATCAAAACAGGACAGAAGTCACAG gTATACCTCGGAGGATACTGCCATGCCTTCAGGTACTGTCCTAGTGGACAACATGTAGAGTACCGTGAAGCCAGCAGGACACCACACGAGGGCGCCATGGAGTTCATCAGCCTGGACGCACATAAGGGAGCAG CTCCGTCTCGACGCAGTGACCTGCAGTCTCTGGGCTACTGCATGCTGCACTGGCACACAGGGGCGCTGCCCTGGACCCTCCTCACCGACCCGGACCAGGTAGCCAATCAGAAACAGAG GTACAATGAGGATGTTCCTGCGTTGTTGAGTGACTGCTTTAAGAAGAAGGGAGTTTCCA GTGCATTTCAACCGTACCTGACTGAAGTGATGGCTCTGCAGTACTCCGAGCAGCCGGACTACGCTGCGCTGAAGGCGGGACTCGTTGCCGCTTTGCTGCAGCTTGGGGGCGCACCGGAGCTGCCGCTCAGTCTTTAG
- the rab27a gene encoding ras-related protein Rab-27A, translated as MSDGDYDYLIKFLALGDSGVGKTSFLYQYTDSKFNHKFITTVGIDFREKRVEYKSTNPDGSPGRAQKIHMQLWDTAGQERFRSLTTAFFRDAMGFLLLFDLTNEQSFINVRNWMSQLQIHAYCESPDVVLCGNKCDLTDQRAVSEEEARELAETYGIPYFETSAANGQEVNEAVDVLLDLIMKRMERCVDKSWIPDGTVRVNGSTNTDVAEGSEKSKCAC; from the exons ATGtctgatggggactatgattaCCTCATCAAGTTCCTAGCCCTCGGTGATTCTGGCGTGGGGAAAACCAGCTTTCTCTACCAATACACAGACAGCAAGTTTAACCACAAGTTCATCACGACAGTTGGAATAGACTTTCGAGAAAAAAGAGTG GAATACAAATCAACCAATCCAGATGGGTCTCCAGGTCGAGCACAGAAGATCCACATGCAGCTGTGGGACACTGCAGGGCAGGAGAG GTTTCGGAGTTTGACGACCGCGTTCTTCAGAGACGCGATGggcttcctcctcctgtttgaCCTCACAAATGAACAAAGTTTCATCAACGTCAGAAACTGGATGA GTCAGTTACAGATTCACGCATACTGCGAAAGTCCAGATGTTGTTCTATGTGGCAACAAATGTGACCTGACGGATCAGAGAGCAGTCAGTGAAGAAGAAGCCCGTGAGCTGGCAGAAACGTACGG GATCCCATACTTTGAGACGAGTGCCGCAAACGGGCAGGAAGTCAACGAGGCTGTGGACGTCCTGCTGGATCTCATCATGAAGAGGATGGAACGGTGTGTTGACAAGTCCTGGATCCCCGATGGGACCGTCCGAGTTAatggatccaccaacacagacgtCGCAGAGGGATCTGAGAAGAGCAAATGTGCATGTTAG